The following proteins are encoded in a genomic region of Paenibacillus sp. FSL R7-0273:
- a CDS encoding MGMT family protein has product MTPFTAKVIAVIQAIPEGRVMTYGGVARAAGSPRAARQVVRILHSMSQKHKLPWHRVINAKGRVALEDESGSVQKLYLLGEGITFEADGSVNLELFQFMPEPEQEPEDYFLPPLE; this is encoded by the coding sequence ATGACACCATTTACTGCTAAGGTTATTGCCGTCATCCAAGCCATCCCTGAAGGAAGGGTCATGACCTATGGAGGCGTGGCCCGGGCTGCCGGAAGCCCAAGGGCGGCCAGACAGGTTGTGCGGATTCTGCATTCCATGAGCCAAAAGCACAAGCTTCCCTGGCACAGGGTTATCAACGCCAAAGGAAGGGTCGCCCTGGAGGACGAATCCGGCTCGGTCCAGAAGCTGTACCTGCTCGGTGAGGGGATAACATTTGAAGCGGACGGGTCGGTAAATCTTGAGCTGTTCCAGTTTATGCCGGAGCCGGAGCAGGAACCGGAGGACTACTTCCTGCCTCCCCTGGAATAG
- a CDS encoding spore germination protein, protein MTNAGITDNSEHSALKIDSSRPLSCSMDDTLALFRQIFNNDGTLRIRVIENAHDRHIRCAMVYVDGMIDRELIQTGVMKPFMEYEFTDGTAGHPDRLMELIRTRIITISDVTVSEQLDELISAVVGGKTVFLLDGYAGSLNINAQSWETRSIEEPMTEKAVRGPRDGFNESLLTNLTLIRRRVQNSDLKFVFTDIGTRTKTQTCICYMESLASPDILKELQGRLDRVEIDHLLDTGYLAELIRDEPYSPFEMIGSTERPDSVVGKIMEGRIAVLIEGSPFALTLPYVFVENFQASEDYYINYYYATFNRLLRVLGALLSISIPAVYLALVTYSQEMVPTLLLLSIATARLSVPFPTVVEAVIMLTIFEILREAGARIPNSIGQAVSIVGALVLGQAAVDARIVSAPMVIVVGLTGITTLLNPRLTGPLIIVRILLLLSAFVFGIFGYFFGLLGLVIHLMSLRSFGVPYMLGVGSIRPQDIKDTAVRAPWWDMYLRPAVIGARNMRRKAPQKRSRR, encoded by the coding sequence GTGACGAATGCGGGAATAACGGATAACAGCGAACATTCTGCCCTGAAAATAGATTCCTCCCGGCCCCTGAGCTGCTCTATGGATGACACGCTGGCGCTGTTCCGGCAAATTTTCAATAATGACGGCACACTTAGAATACGGGTGATAGAAAATGCCCATGACCGGCATATCCGCTGTGCAATGGTCTACGTTGACGGAATGATTGACCGGGAGCTGATTCAGACCGGTGTGATGAAGCCGTTCATGGAATATGAATTTACGGACGGGACGGCCGGGCACCCCGACAGACTGATGGAGCTGATCCGCACGAGAATTATTACGATCAGCGACGTGACCGTTTCGGAGCAGCTGGACGAGCTGATAAGTGCTGTTGTCGGCGGTAAAACCGTCTTTTTGCTGGATGGCTATGCCGGCTCCCTCAATATCAATGCCCAGAGCTGGGAGACGCGCTCGATAGAAGAGCCAATGACCGAGAAGGCAGTCCGCGGCCCGCGGGACGGCTTTAATGAATCCCTGCTGACCAATCTGACCCTGATCCGCCGCAGGGTGCAGAATTCTGACCTGAAATTTGTATTCACTGATATTGGTACCCGGACAAAAACCCAGACGTGTATCTGTTACATGGAAAGCCTCGCCTCACCGGATATTCTGAAGGAGCTGCAGGGCAGGCTGGACCGGGTCGAGATCGACCATCTGCTGGATACAGGCTACCTGGCGGAGCTGATCCGTGATGAACCGTATTCGCCCTTTGAAATGATCGGGAGCACGGAACGTCCGGATTCAGTAGTCGGCAAAATAATGGAGGGCCGCATTGCCGTCCTAATCGAAGGAAGCCCGTTTGCCCTGACTCTGCCTTATGTATTTGTGGAGAATTTTCAGGCCAGCGAGGATTACTACATCAATTACTATTATGCTACCTTTAACCGGCTGCTCAGAGTGCTGGGTGCTTTATTGTCTATCAGTATCCCCGCTGTCTATCTGGCGCTCGTTACTTACAGCCAGGAGATGGTGCCGACACTGCTGCTGCTCAGCATCGCGACCGCCCGGTTATCAGTGCCGTTCCCTACAGTGGTTGAGGCAGTGATCATGCTGACGATCTTTGAGATTCTGCGTGAAGCGGGAGCGAGAATTCCCAATTCTATCGGTCAGGCGGTCAGTATTGTGGGCGCACTGGTGCTGGGCCAGGCTGCGGTGGATGCCCGGATCGTCAGTGCTCCGATGGTAATTGTCGTAGGGCTGACGGGAATCACCACCCTGCTTAATCCCCGGCTCACCGGGCCTTTGATTATCGTTAGGATACTTCTGCTGCTGAGCGCCTTTGTCTTCGGCATTTTCGGGTATTTCTTCGGGCTGCTCGGACTGGTTATCCATCTGATGAGCCTGCGCTCCTTCGGCGTGCCCTATATGCTCGGTGTAGGCTCGATCCGGCCGCAGGATATTAAGGATACGGCGGTCCGTGCACCCTGGTGGGATATGTATCTCCGTCCGGCTGTAATCGGGGCACGCAATATGAGGCGGAAGGCCCCGCAGAAGCGGAGCAGACGATGA
- a CDS encoding DUF1361 domain-containing protein: MKELNYTKVFILLAGLSLATLGVYHVVSLRTDTYFKFLLWNLFLAWVPFLISSIACMLDKQKYSSMLLLPLGIAWLLFFPNAPYLMTDLLHLTARKSIYILSGEVQSRFWYDLVTLLLFTWSGWLTGFFSLYQFQNVISRKSNLFFSWIFVLAACALGGYGVLLGRVYRLNSWDVLTDWHQLVQLVTDSLNQQSLFFSLFVAVVLLVIYATLYFLLNGLISGGGRSYSRGGRK, translated from the coding sequence ATGAAGGAACTGAATTATACGAAAGTGTTTATACTGTTAGCCGGACTGTCACTGGCTACGCTTGGGGTGTACCATGTTGTTTCACTGCGGACCGATACATACTTTAAATTTCTGCTGTGGAATTTGTTTCTGGCCTGGGTTCCTTTTTTGATCTCAAGTATTGCCTGCATGCTGGATAAGCAGAAATACAGCAGTATGCTGCTGCTGCCGCTGGGCATCGCCTGGCTGCTGTTTTTTCCGAATGCGCCGTATCTGATGACCGATCTGCTGCATCTGACCGCACGCAAAAGCATCTATATCCTTAGCGGCGAGGTCCAGAGCCGGTTCTGGTATGATCTTGTTACGCTGCTGCTGTTCACCTGGAGCGGCTGGCTGACAGGCTTTTTCTCGCTGTACCAGTTCCAGAATGTCATCTCCCGCAAAAGCAATCTGTTCTTCTCCTGGATCTTCGTGCTCGCCGCCTGTGCACTGGGGGGCTACGGAGTGCTGCTGGGCCGGGTCTACCGGCTGAACAGCTGGGATGTGCTGACAGACTGGCATCAGCTGGTTCAGCTGGTTACTGACAGCCTGAACCAGCAGTCGCTGTTTTTCAGCCTGTTCGTAGCGGTTGTGCTGCTTGTGATCTATGCTACACTATACTTTTTGTTGAACGGGCTAATCAGCGGAGGCGGGAGAAGCTATTCCAGGGGAGGCAGGAAGTAG
- a CDS encoding SulP family inorganic anion transporter — protein sequence MTGWGRFQGYSIASLRKDIISGTIVGVIAIPLGMAFAIASGVKPEYGIYTTIVAGILISLFGGSKFQIGGPTGAFIPILFAIAMEYGYENLLIAGMMAGVILVAMGLLRLGVLIKFIPKPVTIGFTAGIAVIIFTGQIGNFLGLQGVKRHEAFIDNMRELGLHLSTVNLYSVLTAVICLAVVILGLRFAPKIPGSLIGLLCATLAAALFFSGKVTTIGSAYGDIPNTLPSFHFPVITWERIRLLLRPAFVIAMLGAIESLLSAVVADGMSGSRHNSNRELVGQGIANIAAPLFGGIPATGAIARTATNIRSGAASPLSGVIHGVVVFLILLLFAPYASSIPLAAMAPILMVVAWNMSERKQFLKLLKLKTGDSLVMFITFLLTIFADLTVAVEAGLVLAVILFVKRMGETHLVAKVLPDPESVKVAAHMVTDSHDCPQIGIYNVEGPLFFGAAYRFDNTMPESGPGKPKLIILRLGKVPFIDTTGEENLSELVKQLQADGGRLLISGIEPQPLELLKRTGLYGTIGAEHFYEHTGDAINAALSMIQTGRCAGCKHAAFRECAALAGLQEAPGKAGFKSHKPAIAGKLSSGI from the coding sequence ATGACAGGGTGGGGCCGTTTTCAAGGCTACAGCATTGCTTCGCTGCGTAAGGATATTATTTCAGGGACAATCGTCGGTGTGATTGCCATCCCGCTCGGGATGGCATTTGCTATTGCCTCCGGTGTGAAGCCGGAGTACGGGATTTATACAACTATTGTCGCGGGCATTCTCATTTCTCTGTTCGGCGGCTCCAAATTTCAGATCGGCGGGCCGACCGGCGCGTTCATTCCTATTCTGTTCGCCATTGCGATGGAGTACGGGTATGAGAATCTGCTGATTGCCGGAATGATGGCCGGAGTTATTCTGGTGGCTATGGGCCTGCTAAGGCTGGGAGTACTGATTAAATTTATTCCCAAGCCCGTAACCATCGGCTTCACCGCCGGCATAGCGGTTATCATCTTTACCGGGCAGATCGGGAATTTCCTCGGACTGCAGGGGGTTAAACGCCATGAGGCGTTCATCGACAATATGAGAGAGCTTGGCCTGCATCTCTCCACAGTGAACCTGTACAGTGTGCTGACGGCTGTTATCTGCCTGGCTGTCGTTATACTGGGCCTGCGGTTTGCTCCCAAGATTCCAGGTTCACTGATCGGACTGCTATGCGCCACACTGGCTGCGGCACTGTTCTTCAGCGGCAAGGTGACAACAATCGGCTCCGCATACGGCGACATACCGAACACGCTGCCCAGCTTTCACTTTCCGGTTATCACCTGGGAGCGGATCAGGCTGCTGCTGCGTCCGGCTTTTGTCATTGCCATGCTGGGGGCCATTGAGTCGCTCCTGTCGGCGGTTGTAGCGGACGGTATGTCCGGCAGCCGGCATAACAGCAACCGTGAGCTGGTCGGGCAGGGAATTGCCAATATTGCGGCCCCGCTGTTCGGGGGTATACCGGCTACGGGAGCCATTGCCAGAACGGCAACGAATATCCGCAGCGGCGCGGCTTCCCCGCTGTCAGGTGTCATTCACGGTGTCGTGGTATTCCTGATTCTGCTGCTCTTTGCCCCGTATGCTTCCAGCATTCCGCTTGCGGCCATGGCGCCGATCCTGATGGTTGTCGCCTGGAATATGAGTGAGCGCAAGCAGTTTCTGAAGCTGCTGAAGCTTAAAACGGGAGACTCCCTGGTCATGTTCATTACCTTCCTGTTGACCATCTTTGCTGATCTGACGGTTGCTGTGGAGGCCGGACTGGTGCTTGCTGTCATCCTGTTTGTCAAACGGATGGGCGAGACTCATCTGGTTGCCAAGGTACTGCCCGATCCGGAGTCTGTTAAGGTGGCCGCCCATATGGTTACAGACAGCCATGACTGCCCGCAGATCGGAATTTATAACGTGGAAGGCCCGCTCTTCTTCGGCGCCGCTTACCGGTTCGATAATACGATGCCTGAATCAGGGCCCGGCAAGCCTAAGCTGATTATTCTGCGGCTGGGCAAAGTGCCGTTCATCGATACGACCGGTGAGGAGAATCTTTCAGAGCTTGTGAAGCAGCTCCAGGCTGATGGGGGCCGGCTGCTGATATCCGGCATAGAGCCGCAGCCGCTGGAGCTGCTGAAACGAACAGGCCTGTACGGCACCATTGGAGCAGAGCATTTCTACGAGCACACGGGAGATGCAATAAATGCTGCACTCTCCATGATTCAGACCGGGCGCTGCGCAGGCTGTAAGCACGCTGCCTTCCGGGAATGCGCCGCATTGGCCGGACTCCAGGAAGCGCCGGGCAAAGCAGGCTTCAAGAGCCACAAGCCTGCTATTGCCGGCAAGCTCAGCAGCGGTATCTAA
- a CDS encoding ArsR/SmtB family transcription factor: MNSDIQQFKTEFFKALAHPMRIRILELLSEGEKNVNELQAILGSEGSAVSQQLAVLRAKNVVASVKEGTTVIYSLRDPLIKDLLAVARQIFDNHLVSAISILEGIRSE; this comes from the coding sequence ATGAACAGCGATATTCAGCAATTCAAGACGGAGTTTTTCAAGGCGCTGGCTCATCCGATGCGGATCCGCATCCTGGAACTGCTGAGCGAAGGCGAGAAGAATGTGAACGAGCTTCAGGCCATTCTCGGGTCGGAAGGCTCTGCGGTCTCCCAGCAGCTCGCTGTCCTCCGCGCCAAAAATGTGGTTGCCAGCGTCAAAGAGGGCACCACTGTAATCTACTCTCTCCGCGATCCCCTGATCAAGGATCTTCTGGCAGTAGCCAGACAGATATTCGATAATCACCTTGTAAGTGCAATTTCCATTCTTGAAGGCATCCGCAGCGAATAA
- a CDS encoding alpha/beta hydrolase, which translates to MSVTSIMMSSHWGREVRHKYAAQGSKALAVIFPGQNYSAERSLLDYAGKAAAEHGCDLLFLEYGYQSARAGFKREELDIVVEECKAAIGAVAEYEQLLFISKSMGTVIAGRVAAELGIQQKTAHLYLTPTADAVPWIRQSRGSVIYGGSDPMFSGQHPAEISGLPNVRVYRIDDANHALEVGSVNESLAVLLVIINFYHEFFRDALDA; encoded by the coding sequence ATGAGCGTTACAAGTATCATGATGTCCTCCCATTGGGGCAGAGAGGTCAGACATAAGTATGCCGCGCAGGGCTCTAAGGCGCTGGCTGTTATTTTTCCCGGACAGAATTATTCGGCTGAGCGCTCTTTGCTGGACTATGCCGGCAAAGCGGCGGCTGAGCACGGCTGCGACCTGCTGTTTCTGGAGTACGGCTACCAGAGCGCACGGGCGGGCTTCAAGCGGGAAGAGCTGGACATTGTCGTAGAAGAATGCAAAGCGGCCATTGGGGCTGTTGCCGAATATGAACAGCTGCTCTTTATCAGCAAAAGTATGGGCACCGTCATTGCCGGCCGGGTGGCAGCAGAGCTGGGTATCCAGCAGAAGACGGCGCATCTGTACCTGACGCCTACCGCCGATGCGGTTCCCTGGATCCGCCAAAGCAGGGGCAGTGTGATCTACGGCGGCAGCGATCCGATGTTCAGCGGGCAGCATCCCGCCGAAATCAGCGGACTGCCGAATGTCAGGGTGTACCGGATCGATGATGCCAACCATGCGCTTGAAGTGGGCAGCGTCAATGAATCGCTGGCTGTGCTGCTGGTCATTATCAACTTTTATCATGAGTTTTTCCGCGATGCGCTTGATGCGTAG
- a CDS encoding phosphotransferase family protein, producing MMGKQIGTGRTAEVWEYGEGTVVKLYLEDFPAAAVEQEFKASTYVYNQGSVRTPRPVEQIVSEGRSGIVYQQVNGRSMLSLISGQPWRLPVYASQLAALHHQLHQLEGSPETGRHKELLERQIVAAPMLTMEEKTAVLEHLRQLPEGNRLCHGDFHPDNVLIDAEGAWIIDWMNGISGNPAADAARSVLLFSMGAMPPGSSLAARVVTGFIRQKLTKIYIREYLSLSGYSYAEIKAWILPVAAARLTEGVPAGEKENLAKEIRRRLRALQKS from the coding sequence ATGATGGGGAAGCAGATCGGGACAGGCCGGACTGCAGAGGTATGGGAGTACGGAGAGGGTACGGTTGTTAAGCTGTATCTGGAGGATTTTCCGGCAGCGGCCGTTGAGCAGGAATTCAAGGCAAGTACATATGTGTATAATCAGGGCAGTGTCCGCACTCCCAGACCGGTGGAGCAGATAGTATCGGAGGGGCGCAGCGGCATTGTCTATCAGCAGGTCAACGGACGTTCGATGCTGAGCCTGATCAGCGGGCAGCCCTGGCGCTTGCCCGTGTATGCCAGTCAGCTGGCCGCCCTGCATCATCAGCTGCATCAGCTGGAGGGCAGCCCGGAGACCGGCAGGCACAAGGAGCTGCTGGAGAGACAGATTGTTGCCGCACCAATGCTTACCATGGAGGAGAAAACAGCTGTACTGGAGCATCTGCGGCAGCTGCCGGAAGGCAACAGGCTGTGTCATGGGGATTTTCATCCGGACAATGTATTGATTGATGCCGAAGGGGCCTGGATCATCGACTGGATGAACGGCATTTCCGGTAACCCTGCGGCAGATGCGGCAAGATCGGTTCTGCTGTTCAGCATGGGGGCGATGCCTCCGGGCAGCTCACTGGCCGCACGGGTGGTCACCGGCTTTATCCGGCAGAAGCTTACGAAGATCTACATCCGCGAATATCTCAGCTTATCGGGTTACAGCTATGCTGAGATTAAGGCATGGATTCTGCCCGTAGCTGCAGCCAGATTAACCGAAGGGGTTCCGGCGGGGGAGAAGGAGAATCTGGCCAAAGAAATCCGCAGACGTCTGAGAGCTTTGCAGAAATCCTAA
- a CDS encoding DUF2569 domain-containing protein, translating to MGSLTPGKKGMRLSPDHPKGLGGWLVLIQIGLYVTLIRSFLMVYDFFINTRVSESWYALTNPDSAAYHALWKPTLIFEVSANAVVILLSVYLLTLLYNKQAVFPRWLIFFYIIGLLLQVVLIALVSNLPDSAELADNSGLLSNLARSLLTNLIWTAYILRSKRVRNTFVN from the coding sequence TTGGGATCTCTTACTCCCGGAAAAAAAGGCATGAGGCTATCGCCGGATCACCCCAAAGGCCTGGGCGGCTGGCTGGTGCTTATCCAGATCGGACTGTATGTTACGCTGATCAGATCCTTTCTCATGGTCTATGATTTCTTCATCAATACCCGGGTTAGTGAAAGCTGGTATGCTCTAACTAACCCTGATTCAGCGGCTTACCATGCGCTATGGAAGCCTACATTGATTTTTGAAGTAAGCGCTAATGCGGTTGTAATCCTGCTTTCCGTGTATCTGCTCACACTGCTGTATAACAAACAGGCTGTTTTTCCGCGCTGGCTGATATTTTTCTATATCATTGGTTTGCTGCTGCAGGTTGTTCTGATTGCTCTGGTCTCCAATCTCCCGGATTCAGCGGAACTGGCTGACAACAGCGGCCTGCTGTCGAACCTTGCGCGAAGCCTGCTGACCAATCTTATCTGGACTGCCTACATTCTGCGCTCTAAGAGAGTGCGTAATACCTTTGTTAATTGA
- a CDS encoding antibiotic biosynthesis monooxygenase family protein: MILEAAMLQIKPGLTADFEASFRQASPLIASIEGYLGHELQHCLEDDHKYLLLVKWRALEDHTIGFRESAQYQEWKALLHRYYDPFPAVEHFTSVNLE, translated from the coding sequence ATGATATTGGAAGCGGCTATGCTGCAGATTAAGCCGGGGCTGACGGCGGATTTTGAAGCCAGCTTCAGACAGGCGTCTCCGCTGATAGCCTCCATTGAAGGCTACCTGGGGCATGAGCTCCAGCATTGTCTGGAGGATGACCATAAATATCTGCTGCTTGTAAAGTGGCGGGCGCTTGAGGATCACACTATAGGATTCAGAGAATCAGCCCAGTACCAGGAATGGAAGGCCTTACTTCATAGATACTACGACCCGTTCCCGGCAGTAGAGCATTTCACCAGTGTTAATCTGGAATAG
- a CDS encoding Ger(x)C family spore germination protein, which produces MRGAASRLFSVLLAGCMLVSLSGCWNYSEIDDMSIVAGVAIDKNKADNNIQMTVEMVDTQGGLQDNQTGFKLMSLTGDTIFNIARSMISLTGRKLFWSHAKVIIISEELAREGLVKVIDWYSRDTETRADVFIFISGEKNARNVLNLNNTTKTIMSFELAQMMKDEPFTSTAPVVEIWDFIDKLETPGKSAIAPLINISEVNGQKNGRVAGTAVFVKDRMVGKLNGEETKYALFAKNDVKGGVLNVDNERGVPTYSLEILSSRTKVKTARVDGKLQIQIHTITHTGLDEVMSTVELSGKESIQAIEDRASADLQAQILAVIHKVQREYQADIFGFGKVVHDDMPQIWHGLEQKWPQEFKNLEVKVTSKVIIQSTAKSSRTIKLGD; this is translated from the coding sequence ATGAGAGGGGCAGCCTCCCGGCTGTTCTCTGTCCTGCTGGCTGGCTGTATGCTGGTCAGCCTTTCCGGCTGCTGGAACTATTCAGAGATTGATGACATGTCGATTGTGGCCGGTGTTGCTATTGATAAAAACAAAGCGGACAACAATATCCAGATGACTGTAGAGATGGTCGATACGCAGGGCGGGCTGCAGGACAATCAGACCGGCTTCAAGTTAATGAGCCTGACCGGAGATACCATTTTTAATATTGCCCGCAGCATGATTTCACTGACCGGGCGCAAGCTGTTCTGGAGCCATGCCAAGGTCATTATTATCAGCGAGGAGCTGGCCCGGGAGGGGCTGGTAAAGGTTATTGACTGGTACAGCAGGGATACGGAGACCCGGGCCGATGTATTCATCTTTATATCAGGCGAAAAAAATGCCCGTAATGTGCTTAACTTGAACAACACGACTAAGACGATCATGTCCTTTGAGCTGGCCCAGATGATGAAGGATGAGCCGTTTACGAGCACTGCACCGGTGGTGGAAATCTGGGATTTTATCGACAAGCTGGAGACTCCGGGGAAAAGTGCGATAGCACCGCTGATTAATATCAGCGAAGTGAACGGGCAGAAGAACGGGCGTGTTGCCGGGACAGCCGTTTTTGTTAAGGACCGGATGGTCGGCAAGCTGAACGGAGAGGAAACTAAATATGCTCTTTTTGCTAAAAATGACGTGAAGGGCGGGGTGCTGAATGTAGACAACGAGCGAGGAGTCCCTACCTATTCGCTGGAGATATTATCGAGCCGGACAAAGGTGAAAACTGCAAGGGTGGACGGCAAGCTGCAGATTCAGATTCATACCATCACCCATACAGGGCTTGATGAGGTAATGAGTACAGTGGAGCTTAGCGGCAAGGAAAGCATCCAGGCCATTGAGGACCGGGCAAGCGCGGACCTGCAGGCGCAGATTCTCGCCGTGATCCATAAGGTGCAGCGGGAGTATCAGGCGGATATATTTGGATTCGGCAAGGTAGTCCATGATGATATGCCGCAGATCTGGCACGGGCTGGAGCAGAAATGGCCGCAGGAATTCAAAAATCTGGAGGTGAAGGTCACCTCTAAGGTCATAATCCAGAGCACAGCCAAGTCCTCGAGAACGATCAAGTTAGGAGATTAA
- a CDS encoding GerAB/ArcD/ProY family transporter, translated as MGKEIVPAGQSISIIILFIIGSSLFMGTAGVSGNSSWIALILAVLLTIPLMLIYARLHTLFPGKNLYDMLIAAFGGFVGRIFSCLYIWYTLHLGSLVLRNYGEFSKTVALTSTPMLAPMLIVGLLCVWVVNAGMEVVGRSAKFLMLFTFAVIVVVQLLSIPKFEFEHMKPLLDSGWGPVFQDVAGAFTFPFAEIVVFLGAFSVLPRKGSAARVLISGVVIAGIIIIGVSVRNLLVLGPEILSSLYFPSYVAVSRINIGDFLTRIEGSSAIIFIASLFIKVSLCLYVACQGIATVFKLQSYRSVVLQTGLIMVCMADFIYKDITQMQYFAYHIYKIYALPFQMFIPLLLWITAEIMARRGGGREEQVE; from the coding sequence ATGGGCAAAGAGATTGTTCCGGCCGGCCAGTCGATCAGCATCATCATCCTGTTCATCATCGGCAGCTCGCTGTTCATGGGCACTGCAGGCGTATCAGGCAACAGCAGCTGGATTGCGCTTATTCTGGCCGTTCTGCTGACTATTCCGCTGATGCTGATTTACGCGCGGCTGCACACGCTTTTTCCGGGCAAAAATCTGTATGATATGCTCATTGCCGCATTTGGCGGCTTCGTCGGCCGTATCTTCTCGTGTCTTTATATCTGGTACACCCTCCATCTGGGCTCGCTGGTGCTGCGTAACTACGGGGAGTTTAGCAAGACGGTTGCCCTGACGTCTACGCCCATGCTTGCTCCGATGCTGATTGTCGGCCTGCTCTGCGTCTGGGTGGTCAATGCGGGGATGGAGGTGGTCGGGCGTAGTGCGAAATTTCTGATGCTTTTTACTTTTGCTGTAATCGTTGTGGTGCAGCTTCTGTCTATCCCCAAATTTGAATTTGAGCATATGAAGCCGCTGCTGGACAGCGGATGGGGACCTGTGTTTCAGGATGTGGCGGGCGCCTTTACGTTTCCTTTTGCCGAGATTGTAGTATTCCTGGGAGCCTTTTCTGTTCTTCCGCGAAAAGGGTCGGCGGCACGGGTGCTGATCAGCGGTGTAGTTATTGCCGGAATCATCATTATAGGCGTCTCTGTGCGGAATCTGCTTGTGCTGGGCCCGGAAATTCTCTCCTCTCTCTATTTTCCTTCCTATGTGGCGGTCAGCCGGATCAATATCGGTGATTTTCTGACCCGGATCGAGGGCTCGTCGGCGATTATTTTTATAGCCTCGCTGTTCATTAAGGTAAGTCTCTGCCTGTATGTAGCCTGTCAGGGCATTGCCACAGTGTTCAAGCTGCAGAGCTACCGCTCGGTGGTGCTGCAGACGGGGCTGATTATGGTCTGCATGGCGGATTTTATCTATAAGGATATTACGCAAATGCAGTATTTTGCCTACCATATTTACAAGATATACGCGCTTCCCTTTCAGATGTTTATTCCGCTGCTGCTCTGGATTACAGCCGAGATAATGGCACGTAGAGGCGGCGGCAGGGAGGAGCAGGTAGAGTGA